The following are from one region of the Lepeophtheirus salmonis chromosome 8, UVic_Lsal_1.4, whole genome shotgun sequence genome:
- the LOC121122081 gene encoding uncharacterized protein isoform X11 yields the protein MYSPSSSPRKGPFGSNKGSPRKNLLSPSDVTPFSFNGPDGLNIFGNELLSQTNGIIPMSVPMDRRKGDGGGCTVGDIPLSRRSNLNQNSASRPRTQSLIPLGKSHSVGSGGIQRIRPTGSAGGEGSLGGILSGKSVREYDETLRDLQRDNFNLKLRIYFLEERMGHGDGINFSSDKNSEDSMIELKMTCERLKYDINEKSELLQEARFAIEDLENQLHNVSEKREKEKKSMEEKLKSLECELKDACNLTYRLNNNNNIPSKRDPSNHPSFFNSPVHKRVVSSGEEFGDSDDSLLREVEIEMRRKVNFEGPIGLPLPVVLENKEKEEVVGRQQELEDNVERLNKVIKETDKCLRNAQNVVAARVVEIEGLKSQLQDRDTQIHDMKIMNEKLQKSDHAKELEIEDLKLKRDETLELLDKAKVDLESEIMKYDKGLRRKERIIKESDNDRNDFGLTTCVVTPTTSNIIPNQHQPMNEGNENSGNKWGLNVVTQSLHIPPNSKNAIPTWEVKKLREDIRILRDFLKIRVHEKKNLLSQIAELNKRITMSRRSSLSSTFQANTPPPLREITNISCQTEEISSAGSHERNTLKAQLYAIADKLRNVERSSLETDKIVSDLRNIAANLNMAHRERRESHYSDSSSDWTGGLPDPSLIMPYLEFDDGGRNGDDERVYSLSNGRLNDPKKFSIYSMLEQFQPTDVDEHCEGSPLHQSMESLSMHEPAILSEDSWSQPDVSEARNRMGIPPLTIAATTTTNNSNNCTLSKFNNNSSVVLHLGLDDEKESDLNISQRTANQECIMGNCLKENLARIKIVMDSLSYEIDSTNSIDSDVTDEEDDIIEGEIRDRNFMIHSNITGMNELKNINIKVCYSCSERISKELQNSLRRSNTLLKYSTSTIRRLKRIIRHHEIHSEKSRDELNYTMNTLSELESSLLDVRNKSEETENLLRNQLEVKLKELEYKNKETQNIKTKLNENYNLVAQLSSENLSLSREKTRLEESLLCFQKIESSPEHCKKQYPLEKMNSSYRPLTNDSNGCWSMPQSKNTKIRSSNLRSSPETSSSFDFLSENASKNLNSFSVSKSNNANINNNNIVVPVTPPPLRLHRIGSRSSLRKKNQNRNSCIISEAEECTNSIGKMKETGKHFSSIGNLSGTSDISSPDLGVDMSSSDPFSSLERRCLSNSDTIGSIMHENYQLRRENKQLIEKLSRPISNFKDTMD from the exons CTTTAATGGCCCAGATGGCTTAAACATATTCGGAAATGAACTCTTATCACAAACAAATGGGATTATCCCAA TGTCAGTGCCGATGGATCGACGGAAGGGCGATGGAGGAGGTTGTACAGTTGGAGATATTCCTCTGTCACGGAGATccaatttgaatcaaaatagtGCATCTCGGCCACGAACGCAGTCCCTCATCCCTTTAGGGAAATCTCATTCTGTGGGTAGTGGCGGGATACAACGGATTCGTCCCACTGGGAGTGCAGGAGGGGAGGGGTCATTGGGTGGTATTTTATCTGGGAAGAGTGTGAGAGAGTATGACGAAACTCTACGAGACTTGCAAAGAGATAACTTCAACTTGAAGCTACGCATATACTTTTTGGAGGAACGAATGGGACATGGGGACGGAATTAATTTCTCTTCTGACAAAAACAGTGAGGACTCTATGATAGAGCttaag ATGACCTGTGAGCGTttgaaatatgatataaatgaaaaatcagaGCTTTTGCAAGAGGCAAGATTCGCAATTGAGGATCTAGAAAATCAACTCCACAATGTATCAGAAAAAcgtgaaaaggaaaaaaagtcaaTGGAGGAAAAACTCAAGTCATTAGAGTGCGAATTAAAGGATGCGTGTAACCTAACATACCGCCTCAATAACAACAATAACATCCCATCCAAACGTGATCCATCGAATCATCCATCCTTTTTCAATAGTCCAGTTCATAAAAGAGTTGTTAGCAGCGGTGAGGAGTTTGGTGACTCTGATGATTCTCTACTCAGGGAGGTTGAGATTGAGATGAGGAGGAAAGTCAACTTTGAGGGACCTATAGGCCTTCCACTCCCTGTTGTATtagaaaataaggaaaaagaGGAAGTTGTGGGACGGCAACAGGAATTGGAAGACAATGTGGAGAGATTGAATAAAGTTATTAAGGAAACAGATAAATGTCTTAGAaat GCTCAAAATGTTGTTGCGGCTCGAGTTGTGGAGATCGAGGGATTGAAATCTCAGTTACAGGATAGGGATACTCAAATACATGATATGAAGATCATGAATGAAAAGCTACAAAAGAGTGATCAT GCAAAAGAGTTGGAAATAGAAGACTTGAAATTAAAACGAGACGAGACGTTGGAACTTTTAGACAAGGCTAAGGTTGATTTAGAGtctgaaataatgaaatatgataAGGGACTTCGGCGGAAAGAGAGGATAATCAAA GAATCTGACAATGATAGAAATGATTTTGGTTTGACTACCTGTGTTGTAACTCCTACTACATCTAATATCATACCAAATCAACATCAACCAATGAATGAAGGCAACGAGAATAGTGGAAATAAATGGGGTCTGAATGTTGTCACTCAGAGTCTCCATATTCCACCGAATAGTAAGAATGCTATCCCAACCTGGGAAGTCAAGAAGTTAAGAGAGGACATTAGaattttaagggattttttgaAGATCCGTGTCCacgaaaagaaaaatctattaaGCCAAATTGCAGAGTTAAATAAGAGGATTACCATGAGCAGGAGATCTAGTCTAAGTAGCACGTTTCAAGCTAATACTCCTCCTCCACTCCGGGAGATCACCAATATATCTTGTCAAACAGAAGAAATTTCTTCTGCCGGCTCTCATGAAAGAAACACGCTCAAGGCTCAGCTCTATGCTATCGCAGATAAGTTGAGAAACGTTGAACGATCCTCTCTTGAAACGGACAAAATTGTATCTGACTTGAGAAACATTGCTGCTAACTTAAATATGGCCCATCGAGAAAGGAGAGAGTCTCATTACTCTGATAGTTCGTCTGATTGGACTGGGGGCCTTCCGGATCCGAGTCTTATTAtgccatatttggaatttgaTGATGGCGGAAGGAATGGAGATGATGAGAGGGTCTACTCCTTAAGCAATGGGCGTTTAAATGATCCCAAAAAGTTTTCAATCTATTCTATGCTGGAGCAATTCCAACCCACAGATGTTGATGAACACTGTGAAGGATCCCCTTTACATCAGTCAATGGAAAGTTTAAGTATGCATGAGCCAGCCATTCTGAGTGAGGATTCATGGTCTCAACCGGATGTGAGTGAGGCACGGAATCGAATGGGGATACCTCCTCTCACCATTGCTGCAACAACAACGACGAATAACAGTAATAATTGTACTCtgagtaaatttaataataacagtAGTGTTGTACTTCATCTTGGACTCGATGATGAAAAGGAGTCGGATCTAAATATTTCTCAAAGAACGGCAAATc AAGAATGTATCATGGGAAATTGTCTGAAGGAGAACCTTGCTCGAATCAAGATTGTCATGGATAGTCTAAGCTACGAAATTGATTCAACTAATAGTATTGACTCTGACGTTACAGATGAAGAAGATGACATAATCGAGGGAGAAATAAGGGACCGTAATTTTATGATCCACTCCAATATTACCGGAATGaatgaattaaagaatattaatattaaggtaTGTTACTCTTGTTCAGAGCGCATCTCCAAAGAGCTACAAAATAGTCTTCGTCGCTCAAATACTCTACTTAAATATTCAACTTCTACTATACGACGTCTCAAACGCATCATTCGACACCATGAAATCCATTCCGAAAAATCTCGCGATGAGCTGAATTATACAATGAATACTTTGTCAGAACTAGAATCTTCACTTCTGGATGTACGAAATAAATCTGAGGAAACGGAGAATCTTCTTCGTAATCAGCTTGAAGTCAAATTGAAGGAactagaatataaaaacaaggaaaCTCAGAATATAAAGACTAAATTAAACGAAAACTACAATCTTGTTGCCCAGCTCAGCTCTGAAAATTTGAGCTTATCTCGAGAAAAAACGAGGCTTGAAGAGTCCCTTctctgttttcaaaaaatagaatcctCTCCAGAGCATTGTAAGAAGCAGTATCCccttgaaaaaatgaatagttcGTATAGGCCTCTAACCAATGATTCGAATGGGTGCTGGAGTATGCCGCAAAGTA aaaacaCCAAAATACGCTCATCTAACTTAAGATCTTCGCCAGAAACCTCTTCAAGTTTTGACTTTCTTTCCGAAAACgcctctaaaaatttaaatagcttTTCAGTCTCAAAGTCTAATAACGcaaacatcaataataataatattgttgtcCCTGTCACACCTCCACCCCTTCGGCTACATCGAATAGGATCCCGCTCTAGTCTAcgcaaaaagaatcaaaatcgTAATAGTTGCATTATTTCTGAAGCAGAGGAGTGTACTAATAGTATTGGCAAGATGAAGGAGACTGGAAAACATTTTAGTTCCATTGGTAATTTGTCTGGAACGTCAGATATATCTTCTCCAGATCTAGGAGTGGATATGAGTTCCTCCGATCCTTTCTCTAGTCTTGAGAGGCGGTGTTTATCGA ATTCAGATACCATAGGTAGTATCATGCATGAAAACTATCAACTACGACGGGAAAATAAGCAACTGATTGAGAAGTTGAGTCGGCCAATTTCAAACTTCAAGGACACGATGGATTAA
- the LOC121122081 gene encoding uncharacterized protein isoform X8, producing MYSPSSSPRKGPFGSNKGSPRKNLLSPSDVTPFSFNGPDGLNIFGNELLSQTNGIIPMSVPMDRRKGDGGGCTVGDIPLSRRSNLNQNSASRPRTQSLIPLGKSHSVGSGGIQRIRPTGSAGGEGSLGGILSGKSVREYDETLRDLQRDNFNLKLRIYFLEERMGHGDGINFSSDKNSEDSMIELKMTCERLKYDINEKSELLQEARFAIEDLENQLHNVSEKREKEKKSMEEKLKSLECELKDACNLTYRLNNNNNIPSKRDPSNHPSFFNSPVHKRVVSSGEEFGDSDDSLLREVEIEMRRKVNFEGPIGLPLPVVLENKEKEEVVGRQQELEDNVERLNKVIKETDKCLRNAQNVVAARVVEIEGLKSQLQDRDTQIHDMKIMNEKLQKSDHAKELEIEDLKLKRDETLELLDKAKVDLESEIMKYDKGLRRKERIIKDLSYEVEIKNKKVQELQTKLKIRSLDALEKDILSKDEESDNDRNDFGLTTCVVTPTTSNIIPNQHQPMNEGNENSGNKWGLNVVTQSLHIPPNSKNAIPTWEVKKLREDIRILRDFLKIRVHEKKNLLSQIAELNKRITMSRRSSLSSTFQANTPPPLREITNISCQTEEISSAGSHERNTLKAQLYAIADKLRNVERSSLETDKIVSDLRNIAANLNMAHRERRESHYSDSSSDWTGGLPDPSLIMPYLEFDDGGRNGDDERVYSLSNGRLNDPKKFSIYSMLEQFQPTDVDEHCEGSPLHQSMESLSMHEPAILSEDSWSQPDVSEARNRMGIPPLTIAATTTTNNSNNCTLSKFNNNSSVVLHLGLDDEKESDLNISQRTANQECIMGNCLKENLARIKIVMDSLSYEIDSTNSIDSDVTDEEDDIIEGEIRDRNFMIHSNITGMNELKNINIKVCYSCSERISKELQNSLRRSNTLLKYSTSTIRRLKRIIRHHEIHSEKSRDELNYTMNTLSELESSLLDVRNKSEETENLLRNQLEVKLKELEYKNKETQNIKTKLNENYNLVAQLSSENLSLSREKTRLEESLLCFQKIESSPEHCKKQYPLEKMNSSYRPLTNDSNGCWSMPQSKNTKIRSSNLRSSPETSSSFDFLSENASKNLNSFSVSKSNNANINNNNIVVPVTPPPLRLHRIGSRSSLRKKNQNRNSCIISEAEECTNSIGKMKETGKHFSSIGNLSGTSDISSPDLGVDMSSSDPFSSLERRCLSNSDTIGSIMHENYQLRRENKQLIEKLSRPISNFKDTMD from the exons CTTTAATGGCCCAGATGGCTTAAACATATTCGGAAATGAACTCTTATCACAAACAAATGGGATTATCCCAA TGTCAGTGCCGATGGATCGACGGAAGGGCGATGGAGGAGGTTGTACAGTTGGAGATATTCCTCTGTCACGGAGATccaatttgaatcaaaatagtGCATCTCGGCCACGAACGCAGTCCCTCATCCCTTTAGGGAAATCTCATTCTGTGGGTAGTGGCGGGATACAACGGATTCGTCCCACTGGGAGTGCAGGAGGGGAGGGGTCATTGGGTGGTATTTTATCTGGGAAGAGTGTGAGAGAGTATGACGAAACTCTACGAGACTTGCAAAGAGATAACTTCAACTTGAAGCTACGCATATACTTTTTGGAGGAACGAATGGGACATGGGGACGGAATTAATTTCTCTTCTGACAAAAACAGTGAGGACTCTATGATAGAGCttaag ATGACCTGTGAGCGTttgaaatatgatataaatgaaaaatcagaGCTTTTGCAAGAGGCAAGATTCGCAATTGAGGATCTAGAAAATCAACTCCACAATGTATCAGAAAAAcgtgaaaaggaaaaaaagtcaaTGGAGGAAAAACTCAAGTCATTAGAGTGCGAATTAAAGGATGCGTGTAACCTAACATACCGCCTCAATAACAACAATAACATCCCATCCAAACGTGATCCATCGAATCATCCATCCTTTTTCAATAGTCCAGTTCATAAAAGAGTTGTTAGCAGCGGTGAGGAGTTTGGTGACTCTGATGATTCTCTACTCAGGGAGGTTGAGATTGAGATGAGGAGGAAAGTCAACTTTGAGGGACCTATAGGCCTTCCACTCCCTGTTGTATtagaaaataaggaaaaagaGGAAGTTGTGGGACGGCAACAGGAATTGGAAGACAATGTGGAGAGATTGAATAAAGTTATTAAGGAAACAGATAAATGTCTTAGAaat GCTCAAAATGTTGTTGCGGCTCGAGTTGTGGAGATCGAGGGATTGAAATCTCAGTTACAGGATAGGGATACTCAAATACATGATATGAAGATCATGAATGAAAAGCTACAAAAGAGTGATCAT GCAAAAGAGTTGGAAATAGAAGACTTGAAATTAAAACGAGACGAGACGTTGGAACTTTTAGACAAGGCTAAGGTTGATTTAGAGtctgaaataatgaaatatgataAGGGACTTCGGCGGAAAGAGAGGATAATCAAA gaTCTCTCATATGAAGtggagattaaaaataaaaaagttcaagagCTTCAAACTAAACTAAAAATTCGAAGTCTTGATGCCTTAGAAAAGGATATATTGTCAAAAGATGAG GAATCTGACAATGATAGAAATGATTTTGGTTTGACTACCTGTGTTGTAACTCCTACTACATCTAATATCATACCAAATCAACATCAACCAATGAATGAAGGCAACGAGAATAGTGGAAATAAATGGGGTCTGAATGTTGTCACTCAGAGTCTCCATATTCCACCGAATAGTAAGAATGCTATCCCAACCTGGGAAGTCAAGAAGTTAAGAGAGGACATTAGaattttaagggattttttgaAGATCCGTGTCCacgaaaagaaaaatctattaaGCCAAATTGCAGAGTTAAATAAGAGGATTACCATGAGCAGGAGATCTAGTCTAAGTAGCACGTTTCAAGCTAATACTCCTCCTCCACTCCGGGAGATCACCAATATATCTTGTCAAACAGAAGAAATTTCTTCTGCCGGCTCTCATGAAAGAAACACGCTCAAGGCTCAGCTCTATGCTATCGCAGATAAGTTGAGAAACGTTGAACGATCCTCTCTTGAAACGGACAAAATTGTATCTGACTTGAGAAACATTGCTGCTAACTTAAATATGGCCCATCGAGAAAGGAGAGAGTCTCATTACTCTGATAGTTCGTCTGATTGGACTGGGGGCCTTCCGGATCCGAGTCTTATTAtgccatatttggaatttgaTGATGGCGGAAGGAATGGAGATGATGAGAGGGTCTACTCCTTAAGCAATGGGCGTTTAAATGATCCCAAAAAGTTTTCAATCTATTCTATGCTGGAGCAATTCCAACCCACAGATGTTGATGAACACTGTGAAGGATCCCCTTTACATCAGTCAATGGAAAGTTTAAGTATGCATGAGCCAGCCATTCTGAGTGAGGATTCATGGTCTCAACCGGATGTGAGTGAGGCACGGAATCGAATGGGGATACCTCCTCTCACCATTGCTGCAACAACAACGACGAATAACAGTAATAATTGTACTCtgagtaaatttaataataacagtAGTGTTGTACTTCATCTTGGACTCGATGATGAAAAGGAGTCGGATCTAAATATTTCTCAAAGAACGGCAAATc AAGAATGTATCATGGGAAATTGTCTGAAGGAGAACCTTGCTCGAATCAAGATTGTCATGGATAGTCTAAGCTACGAAATTGATTCAACTAATAGTATTGACTCTGACGTTACAGATGAAGAAGATGACATAATCGAGGGAGAAATAAGGGACCGTAATTTTATGATCCACTCCAATATTACCGGAATGaatgaattaaagaatattaatattaaggtaTGTTACTCTTGTTCAGAGCGCATCTCCAAAGAGCTACAAAATAGTCTTCGTCGCTCAAATACTCTACTTAAATATTCAACTTCTACTATACGACGTCTCAAACGCATCATTCGACACCATGAAATCCATTCCGAAAAATCTCGCGATGAGCTGAATTATACAATGAATACTTTGTCAGAACTAGAATCTTCACTTCTGGATGTACGAAATAAATCTGAGGAAACGGAGAATCTTCTTCGTAATCAGCTTGAAGTCAAATTGAAGGAactagaatataaaaacaaggaaaCTCAGAATATAAAGACTAAATTAAACGAAAACTACAATCTTGTTGCCCAGCTCAGCTCTGAAAATTTGAGCTTATCTCGAGAAAAAACGAGGCTTGAAGAGTCCCTTctctgttttcaaaaaatagaatcctCTCCAGAGCATTGTAAGAAGCAGTATCCccttgaaaaaatgaatagttcGTATAGGCCTCTAACCAATGATTCGAATGGGTGCTGGAGTATGCCGCAAAGTA aaaacaCCAAAATACGCTCATCTAACTTAAGATCTTCGCCAGAAACCTCTTCAAGTTTTGACTTTCTTTCCGAAAACgcctctaaaaatttaaatagcttTTCAGTCTCAAAGTCTAATAACGcaaacatcaataataataatattgttgtcCCTGTCACACCTCCACCCCTTCGGCTACATCGAATAGGATCCCGCTCTAGTCTAcgcaaaaagaatcaaaatcgTAATAGTTGCATTATTTCTGAAGCAGAGGAGTGTACTAATAGTATTGGCAAGATGAAGGAGACTGGAAAACATTTTAGTTCCATTGGTAATTTGTCTGGAACGTCAGATATATCTTCTCCAGATCTAGGAGTGGATATGAGTTCCTCCGATCCTTTCTCTAGTCTTGAGAGGCGGTGTTTATCGA ATTCAGATACCATAGGTAGTATCATGCATGAAAACTATCAACTACGACGGGAAAATAAGCAACTGATTGAGAAGTTGAGTCGGCCAATTTCAAACTTCAAGGACACGATGGATTAA